One segment of Chryseobacterium turcicum DNA contains the following:
- a CDS encoding Fur family transcriptional regulator → MKQEIENKLIDKNTKPTSMRILVYDFLSTQETALSLSEIENYFENADRTTIYRTLKTFEEKGIVHSIQENTTTKYKLCHDDCDEKTHKDWHLHFYCKICKQTTCKEDISFPESMKTNFRIDEIRLFAKGICENCLQSLQ, encoded by the coding sequence ATGAAGCAGGAAATCGAAAATAAACTCATCGACAAAAATACCAAACCTACAAGTATGAGGATTTTGGTGTATGATTTTTTAAGTACCCAAGAGACCGCTTTGTCTTTATCTGAAATCGAAAATTATTTTGAAAATGCGGATCGCACAACAATTTACAGAACTTTAAAAACTTTTGAAGAAAAAGGTATCGTTCACAGCATTCAGGAAAATACAACGACAAAATATAAACTTTGCCATGACGATTGTGACGAAAAAACACATAAAGATTGGCATCTCCATTTCTATTGTAAAATCTGTAAGCAAACGACCTGCAAAGAAGATATTTCTTTTCCCGAAAGCATGAAAACCAATTTCAGGATTGATGAAATACGGCTTTTTGCCAAAGGTATTTGCGAAAACTGTCTCCAAAGTTTGCAATAG
- a CDS encoding RagB/SusD family nutrient uptake outer membrane protein encodes MKKLIYISFALIASISLASCENDLETAPTNQADEAEIFKTAESAETVINGTWAKFNDDGTTYANIGYSTVLRTSDAMGSDVAVLTNKYGFPSAYAFTDLVNNTGGRSLYIWTSLYSVINNMNNVIARIDAAEGTQEKKNQVKGQAKALRAFCYWNLASFYQFSYIKDKNALTAPIYTEPATTNSVGKKKASLEEIYTLIKSDLTDANQLLQNYTRNNKDKIDRSVVNGLLARVYLNTGEWTKAIASAQIAKTGFPLMNAEKYKEGFNDITNGEWIWGHAQTQEQSGESYAFHFLDVSSSGSYYYSFMADPYFKDLFDTNDIRYSLFSWDGLPGREGLLRYAKFKFKANLIADIVFMRAAEMYLIEAEAEARNGNVTNAIAVLNQLKTIRNANVYTGSLAQNDVIKEVLIERRKELFGEGFSLADIIRTQGKVERKAYVNTSGQPIQVQVTTPSGTVKTVNGRGHSIFAFPDQSAFTPNSRYYLFSIPQKEIENNPNL; translated from the coding sequence ATGAAAAAATTAATATACATATCTTTTGCTTTAATTGCTTCGATTTCTCTGGCAAGTTGTGAGAACGATTTAGAAACAGCTCCTACCAATCAGGCAGACGAAGCTGAAATTTTCAAAACTGCTGAAAGTGCAGAAACAGTAATCAACGGAACTTGGGCAAAATTTAATGACGATGGAACAACCTATGCTAATATAGGGTATTCAACGGTTTTAAGAACCAGTGATGCAATGGGAAGTGATGTTGCGGTTTTAACCAATAAATATGGTTTTCCATCTGCCTATGCATTCACCGATTTGGTGAATAATACCGGCGGAAGATCGCTTTATATCTGGACTTCTCTATATTCTGTTATCAATAACATGAATAATGTAATTGCCAGAATTGATGCCGCAGAAGGTACTCAGGAAAAGAAAAATCAGGTGAAAGGTCAGGCAAAAGCATTACGTGCTTTTTGTTATTGGAATCTTGCGAGTTTTTATCAGTTCAGTTATATAAAAGATAAAAATGCATTAACGGCTCCAATTTATACAGAGCCAGCCACCACCAATTCTGTAGGAAAGAAAAAAGCAAGTCTTGAAGAAATCTATACCTTAATTAAAAGTGATTTAACCGATGCCAACCAATTACTTCAAAATTACACAAGAAACAATAAAGATAAAATAGACCGTTCTGTAGTTAACGGACTTTTGGCAAGAGTTTATCTGAATACAGGAGAATGGACAAAAGCGATTGCTTCTGCACAAATTGCCAAGACAGGATTTCCTCTGATGAATGCCGAGAAATATAAAGAAGGCTTCAATGATATTACCAACGGCGAATGGATTTGGGGGCATGCACAAACTCAGGAGCAGTCTGGTGAAAGCTATGCATTTCACTTTTTAGATGTTTCATCTTCGGGAAGTTATTATTACAGTTTTATGGCTGATCCTTATTTTAAAGATTTGTTTGATACCAATGATATTCGATATTCTTTATTTTCTTGGGATGGCTTGCCTGGAAGAGAAGGGCTTCTGAGATATGCTAAATTTAAATTTAAAGCTAATTTAATTGCCGATATCGTTTTCATGAGAGCTGCTGAAATGTATTTAATTGAAGCTGAAGCTGAAGCAAGAAACGGAAATGTTACGAATGCCATCGCAGTTTTAAATCAATTAAAAACAATCAGAAATGCGAATGTTTATACTGGTTCTCTAGCACAAAATGATGTCATTAAAGAAGTTTTGATTGAAAGAAGAAAAGAACTCTTTGGAGAAGGGTTTTCTTTGGCAGATATTATCAGAACCCAAGGAAAGGTAGAAAGAAAAGCCTATGTAAACACAAGCGGACAACCGATTCAGGTACAGGTTACCACTCCAAGTGGTACGGTGAAAACGGTGAATGGAAGAGGTCATTCTATATTTGCTTTTCCTGATCAGTCGGCTTTTACACCCAACAGCAGATATTATTTGTTTTCAATTCCGCAGAAAGAAATTGAGAACAATCCAAATTTATAG
- a CDS encoding SusC/RagA family TonB-linked outer membrane protein encodes MINKNLINSKAWIPSVAVFFLGIVNINGQKTKKDTLREQDIDEVVVVAYGKAKKTSYTGSIATISSEKINNRPVTNITKALEGQVPGLQAVSASGQPGSTASIRIRGIGSISASSNPLFVVDGIPFDGNINSISPNDIESISVLKDATASSLYGSRGANGVIIITTKSGKKGEAKVNFNISQGFSTRAVKDYEQVNTDQYFQLYWEALRNGYKSSQVTSQQAAQMASDALVSGSNGLGINPYGSNYAKPVGTDGKLVSGATALWNDDWRDILQRVAARSQVDLDFSGGNEKSNYYFSLGYLDDKGIAIGSGFTKYSTRLKINSEVKKWLNVGANLSYTNSLQEAPPSSDSRTDNIINAARVIPSFYPYYERNADGSHRLDANGNYIYDFGKYRPTSALQNQNAAATLPLDKNENREDNFSGKGFLDFTFLPELKFKSSFSVDLVNYNGHFYSNPLIGQGSEIGGSVTKTNSRTLSYTTSNILTYDKKFNQHHFNILAGQEFYHYEFQTISGSRSQFSLPYYYEPDAAALLSGFSGNSDKLGLLSYLGKAEYDFKNKYFVSGSVRADASSRFSPENRWGTFWSVGGSWKASNESFIKDLNIFNQLTLRASYGGQGNDKLSTYYAYQSLYVFLNNLGEPGTVANRLPTRNLKWETNLNLNVGLEFAILKNRIKGNVEYFQRQSKDLLFDMPLAPSVGFIGYQANIGELKNKGFEFSLLTTPVKTDDFEWNVDVNLSTLKNEITKLPKGSIVSGTKLLQVGGSIYDFFIPEWMGVDPSNGNPLWKTIITDANGNTIEGMTSEYAKATKTLQGSSLPKVMGGLTTSIRYKDFDFSGLLTFSLGGKILDNDYTMLMHNGSAAGRAWSSEMLNRWTPENTSTDVPALSTTTNNWTSSSSRFLYSGTYARIKNVSLGYTLPSDYFERIGLKRLRIYVQAENLFTFYKHKGMDPEQTLDGTTYYRYPAMRTVTFGLQATL; translated from the coding sequence ATGATTAACAAAAATTTAATTAACTCTAAAGCTTGGATTCCATCTGTTGCTGTATTCTTCTTAGGAATAGTCAACATTAATGGGCAGAAAACAAAAAAAGATACACTGCGCGAACAGGATATAGACGAAGTCGTAGTGGTGGCTTACGGAAAAGCAAAAAAAACAAGCTATACAGGTTCTATAGCAACTATTTCTAGTGAGAAGATAAATAACAGACCGGTTACCAATATTACCAAAGCTTTGGAAGGGCAGGTTCCGGGGCTTCAGGCGGTAAGTGCTTCGGGACAGCCGGGTTCTACAGCTTCTATCCGTATTCGTGGGATAGGCTCGATAAGTGCTTCTAGTAATCCTTTGTTTGTGGTAGACGGAATTCCTTTTGATGGAAACATCAATTCGATAAGCCCCAATGATATTGAATCGATTAGTGTTTTGAAAGATGCTACAGCGAGCTCACTTTATGGTTCAAGAGGAGCCAATGGAGTAATTATTATTACAACAAAATCCGGAAAAAAGGGTGAGGCTAAAGTAAATTTCAATATCAGTCAGGGTTTTTCTACCAGAGCGGTTAAGGATTACGAGCAGGTAAATACAGACCAGTATTTTCAGTTGTACTGGGAAGCTTTGAGAAATGGTTACAAATCGAGTCAGGTCACTTCGCAGCAAGCGGCACAAATGGCGAGTGATGCTTTGGTTTCAGGGAGTAATGGTTTAGGGATTAATCCATATGGATCAAATTATGCAAAACCAGTTGGAACAGATGGAAAACTAGTTTCTGGAGCTACTGCTTTATGGAACGACGACTGGAGAGATATTCTTCAGAGAGTTGCTGCAAGAAGTCAGGTAGATTTAGATTTTAGCGGAGGAAACGAAAAAAGCAATTATTACTTCTCACTAGGATATCTTGATGATAAAGGAATTGCTATTGGATCGGGTTTTACAAAATACAGTACAAGACTTAAAATAAATTCTGAAGTCAAAAAATGGTTAAATGTTGGGGCTAATTTAAGTTATACCAACAGTCTTCAGGAAGCGCCACCTTCATCAGATTCCAGAACAGATAATATCATTAATGCGGCAAGAGTAATCCCTTCTTTTTATCCTTATTATGAACGAAATGCAGATGGAAGTCACCGATTAGATGCTAATGGAAATTATATTTATGATTTCGGAAAATACCGCCCTACAAGTGCTTTGCAGAATCAAAATGCAGCAGCGACGTTACCTTTAGATAAAAATGAAAATAGGGAAGATAATTTTTCCGGAAAAGGATTTTTAGACTTTACTTTCTTGCCGGAATTGAAGTTTAAATCTAGTTTTTCTGTTGATTTGGTTAATTACAACGGTCATTTTTATTCAAATCCTTTAATCGGGCAGGGAAGTGAAATTGGTGGTTCGGTAACAAAAACAAATTCCAGAACGTTGTCTTATACGACCAGTAATATTCTGACTTATGATAAAAAATTTAATCAGCATCACTTTAATATTTTAGCGGGGCAGGAATTTTATCATTACGAGTTTCAAACGATATCAGGAAGCAGAAGTCAGTTTTCACTTCCGTATTATTATGAGCCAGATGCAGCAGCTTTGTTGAGTGGATTTAGCGGAAATAGCGACAAATTAGGACTTTTAAGTTATTTAGGAAAAGCAGAGTATGATTTTAAAAATAAATACTTCGTTTCCGGATCGGTAAGAGCAGATGCTTCTTCAAGATTTTCACCCGAAAACAGATGGGGAACTTTCTGGTCAGTGGGTGGATCATGGAAGGCATCGAACGAAAGTTTTATTAAAGATTTAAACATTTTCAATCAGTTAACGCTTCGTGCAAGTTATGGTGGTCAAGGAAATGATAAATTGAGCACATATTATGCTTACCAGAGTTTGTATGTTTTTTTAAACAATTTAGGTGAGCCAGGGACGGTTGCAAATAGATTGCCAACGCGCAATTTGAAATGGGAAACCAATCTGAATTTAAATGTAGGATTAGAATTTGCCATTCTGAAAAACAGAATTAAAGGAAATGTAGAATATTTCCAACGTCAAAGTAAAGATCTTTTGTTTGATATGCCTTTGGCGCCGTCCGTTGGATTTATTGGATATCAAGCAAATATAGGCGAATTAAAAAACAAAGGTTTTGAATTTTCTCTATTGACAACTCCTGTTAAAACAGATGATTTCGAATGGAATGTTGATGTGAATCTGAGTACTTTAAAAAATGAAATCACGAAACTTCCGAAAGGTTCTATTGTGAGCGGAACAAAACTTCTACAGGTGGGTGGTTCTATTTATGATTTCTTTATTCCTGAATGGATGGGAGTTGACCCTAGCAACGGAAATCCACTTTGGAAAACAATTATAACAGATGCAAACGGAAATACAATAGAAGGAATGACTTCTGAGTATGCAAAAGCTACAAAAACTTTACAGGGTTCTTCTTTGCCTAAAGTAATGGGCGGTCTTACAACAAGTATCAGATACAAAGATTTTGATTTTTCAGGATTATTAACTTTCAGTTTGGGCGGAAAGATTCTCGATAACGATTATACGATGTTAATGCATAACGGTAGCGCGGCAGGAAGAGCTTGGAGCTCTGAAATGTTAAACCGATGGACTCCTGAAAATACCAGTACAGATGTTCCTGCTTTAAGTACAACAACCAATAACTGGACTTCCTCTTCGTCAAGATTTTTATATTCAGGAACGTATGCAAGAATTAAAAATGTAAGCTTAGGATACACGCTTCCGTCTGATTATTTTGAAAGAATTGGATTGAAAAGATTAAGAATCTATGTTCAGGCAGAAAATCTTTTCACATTCTACAAGCATAAAGGAATGGATCCAGAGCAGACGTTAGACGGAACAACTTACTACAGATATCCGGCAATGAGAACAGTAACGTTTGGTTTGCAGGCTACGCTTTAA
- a CDS encoding type II 3-dehydroquinate dehydratase — translation MKVLIVNGPNLNLLGTREPEIYGSVSMEDYLEKLKSEFTSHELNYYQSNIEGELINRLQVDDFDAVVINPGAFTHYSYAIADCLKNIQKPKIEVHISNIYKREEFRQKSVTAANTDAVLSGFGMEGYRLAILSLK, via the coding sequence ATGAAAGTTTTAATTGTAAATGGCCCTAATCTTAATCTATTAGGCACAAGAGAACCCGAAATTTACGGAAGTGTTTCAATGGAAGATTATTTAGAAAAACTAAAATCTGAATTTACTTCTCACGAATTGAATTATTACCAATCAAATATTGAAGGTGAGCTGATTAACAGACTTCAGGTAGATGATTTTGATGCAGTCGTTATTAATCCGGGAGCTTTTACTCATTACTCTTATGCAATTGCAGACTGTTTAAAGAATATTCAAAAGCCAAAAATTGAAGTTCACATCAGCAATATTTACAAAAGAGAAGAATTCCGTCAGAAATCTGTGACTGCGGCAAATACGGATGCCGTTTTGTCTGGTTTTGGAATGGAAGGATATCGATTAGCGATATTGAGTTTGAAGTAA
- the pckA gene encoding phosphoenolpyruvate carboxykinase (ATP) — MKNAKIVQDLQKLGIKGDYELIYNPSYEELYQAEISPENQGFEKAELTESGAVSVKTGIFTGRSPKDRYIVQDDVTKDTIFWDGKVNLPTTPEVFESCKDLVLTQLSDAKKIYVVDTFCGTNTDTRLKVRFIVEVAWQAHFVTNMFIRPSHFELETFGEPDFTVINGSKTTNPNWEAQELNSENFVMFNLTEKLQIIGGTWYGGEMKKGMFAMMNYYLPLKGMASMHCSANVGEEGDVALFFGLSGTGKTTLSADPKRYLIGDDEHGWDNNGVFNYEGGCYAKVIDLSAEKEPDIFRAIKRDALLENVVVHDGVADYTDGSITENTRVSYPIYHINKIVLPSKAGHASKIVYLSADAFGVLPPVSILDENQAQYHFLCGYTSKLAGTERGITEPQPSFSPAFGEAFLTLHPTMYSKTLIGKMKEHGAKAYLVNTGWNGTGKRISLKDTRAIIDAIIDGSIEKADKMTIPVMNLEIPTSLPNVSEGILDPRDTYSDVAEWEEKAKDLAAKYIKNFEQYCNTDEGKKLIASGPQLQEQTI; from the coding sequence ATGAAAAACGCTAAAATCGTCCAAGATTTACAAAAATTAGGGATTAAAGGAGATTACGAATTAATTTATAATCCTTCATACGAAGAGTTATATCAAGCGGAAATTTCACCTGAAAATCAAGGTTTTGAAAAAGCTGAACTTACAGAATCTGGTGCAGTATCTGTAAAAACCGGTATTTTCACGGGCCGTTCGCCTAAAGACAGGTATATTGTTCAGGATGATGTTACAAAAGATACTATTTTCTGGGACGGTAAAGTAAATTTACCTACAACACCTGAAGTTTTCGAATCATGTAAAGATTTGGTACTAACTCAGCTTTCTGACGCAAAAAAGATTTATGTAGTAGATACTTTTTGTGGTACGAACACAGACACAAGACTTAAAGTAAGATTTATCGTTGAAGTTGCTTGGCAGGCGCATTTCGTTACGAATATGTTCATCCGTCCTTCTCATTTTGAATTAGAAACTTTCGGAGAGCCAGATTTCACAGTAATTAACGGATCAAAAACAACAAACCCTAACTGGGAAGCGCAGGAATTAAATTCTGAAAACTTTGTAATGTTTAACCTTACTGAGAAACTTCAGATTATTGGAGGTACTTGGTACGGAGGTGAAATGAAAAAAGGAATGTTTGCGATGATGAATTATTACCTTCCACTAAAAGGAATGGCATCAATGCATTGTTCTGCAAACGTAGGAGAAGAAGGAGATGTAGCGTTATTCTTCGGACTTTCGGGAACAGGAAAAACGACTTTATCTGCAGATCCTAAAAGATATTTAATTGGTGATGACGAGCACGGTTGGGATAACAACGGAGTTTTCAATTACGAAGGCGGTTGTTATGCTAAAGTAATTGACTTGTCAGCAGAAAAAGAACCGGATATTTTCAGAGCGATAAAAAGAGATGCACTTCTTGAAAACGTTGTGGTACACGACGGTGTTGCTGATTATACTGACGGATCTATCACTGAAAACACGAGAGTTTCATATCCTATTTACCATATTAACAAAATCGTTTTACCATCTAAGGCAGGTCATGCAAGCAAGATTGTTTATCTTTCTGCTGATGCTTTTGGGGTATTGCCTCCAGTTTCTATTTTAGATGAAAACCAAGCTCAATATCACTTCCTTTGTGGGTATACTTCAAAATTAGCAGGTACTGAAAGAGGAATTACTGAGCCACAACCATCATTTTCTCCAGCATTTGGTGAAGCATTCTTAACATTACATCCTACAATGTATTCTAAAACATTAATTGGGAAAATGAAAGAACACGGTGCTAAAGCTTATTTGGTAAACACTGGATGGAACGGTACCGGAAAAAGAATTTCATTAAAAGATACAAGAGCGATTATTGATGCTATCATCGATGGATCAATTGAGAAAGCTGATAAAATGACTATCCCTGTAATGAATTTAGAAATTCCAACTTCATTGCCAAATGTTTCTGAAGGAATTTTAGATCCTAGAGATACATACAGTGATGTTGCAGAATGGGAAGAAAAAGCAAAAGATCTTGCTGCAAAATATATCAAAAACTTTGAGCAGTATTGCAATACTGACGAAGGTAAAAAGCTGATTGCTTCTGGTCCTCAATTGCAGGAACAGACCATTTAG
- a CDS encoding GYDIA family GHMP kinase, translated as MGEIYSPGKLMLTSEYFAVDGALVLAVPTKLGQEFFFEEKQDGKPIIFWEAYHQNELWLKAVIDYKTWQILETNINQSAEFILKTLKNVQSLSETKFKSTDTYHLKTNLQFPSDYGLGSSSTLMNNLAEWSEVDPFYLNTISLGGSGYDIAVANAKSAVLFQNKPEISFEKINFSPKFKNELIFIHLNQKQDSREAIQLYRSKIKSQIMVDEFSNLTRNILLCDELENFSELMMIHEQKISDFIEIPTVKSKFFSDCPSFVKSLGAWGGDFVMSSKFVGFKDYFWGKGFTTIFEWDDLIDC; from the coding sequence ATGGGCGAAATATATTCACCGGGAAAGCTTATGCTTACTTCAGAATATTTCGCTGTAGACGGAGCTCTTGTCCTAGCGGTACCCACAAAGCTAGGGCAGGAGTTTTTTTTTGAAGAAAAGCAAGACGGGAAGCCTATTATTTTCTGGGAAGCCTATCATCAAAACGAATTATGGTTAAAAGCGGTCATCGATTATAAAACGTGGCAGATTTTAGAAACCAATATTAATCAAAGTGCAGAGTTTATTCTTAAAACTCTTAAAAACGTTCAGAGCCTTTCTGAAACTAAATTTAAAAGCACAGATACCTATCATTTAAAAACAAACCTTCAGTTTCCTTCAGATTATGGTTTAGGAAGCAGCTCTACTTTAATGAACAATCTTGCCGAATGGTCAGAAGTAGATCCTTTTTATCTGAATACAATCAGTTTGGGTGGAAGTGGATACGATATTGCGGTGGCCAATGCAAAATCTGCAGTGTTGTTTCAGAATAAACCAGAAATCTCTTTTGAGAAGATAAATTTTAGTCCGAAATTTAAAAATGAACTCATTTTTATTCACCTCAATCAAAAGCAAGATAGCCGCGAAGCTATTCAACTTTACAGGTCAAAAATAAAGTCTCAAATTATGGTAGATGAATTTTCAAATCTCACAAGAAATATTTTGTTATGTGATGAATTGGAAAATTTTTCAGAACTAATGATGATACATGAACAAAAAATTTCTGATTTTATTGAAATTCCGACAGTTAAGTCTAAGTTTTTCTCAGATTGCCCAAGTTTTGTCAAAAGTTTAGGTGCTTGGGGCGGGGATTTTGTAATGAGCTCAAAATTTGTAGGCTTTAAGGACTATTTTTGGGGAAAAGGTTTTACCACAATTTTCGAATGGGATGATTTAATAGACTGTTAA
- the fabD gene encoding ACP S-malonyltransferase — protein sequence MKALIFPGQGSQFVGMGQELYDSRKDIKDLMESANEILGFDILSLMFRGTDEDLKKTEVTQPSIFIHSVAALKAVNGLGAEMVAGHSLGEFSALVANGVLSFDDGLKLVSERAKAMQAACDANPSSMAAILGLDDAKVEEICASISGVVVPANYNCPGQLVISGETVAVEEACIKLKEAGAKRALLLPVNGAFHSPLMQPAQERLAAAIENTKFRKATIPVYQNITTTAITDPDQIKANLIAQLTGPVKWTQSVQNMIKDGATNFVEVGPGKTLQGLIKKINSTVASASAI from the coding sequence ATGAAAGCACTTATATTTCCAGGTCAGGGATCACAGTTTGTAGGTATGGGACAAGAATTATACGACTCCCGTAAAGACATTAAAGACCTGATGGAATCTGCTAACGAAATTTTAGGTTTTGATATTCTTTCCCTTATGTTTAGGGGAACAGATGAGGATCTTAAGAAAACAGAAGTTACACAACCTTCAATATTCATACATTCTGTTGCAGCTTTAAAAGCGGTAAATGGTCTTGGTGCAGAAATGGTTGCAGGTCACTCTTTGGGAGAGTTTTCGGCGTTGGTTGCCAACGGAGTTTTATCTTTTGACGACGGGTTGAAACTTGTTTCTGAAAGAGCAAAAGCAATGCAGGCTGCTTGTGATGCAAACCCAAGTTCTATGGCTGCTATTTTAGGGTTAGATGATGCTAAAGTAGAAGAAATCTGCGCATCAATCAGCGGAGTAGTAGTTCCTGCAAATTACAACTGTCCTGGGCAATTGGTAATTTCGGGTGAAACGGTTGCGGTAGAAGAAGCTTGTATTAAATTAAAAGAAGCGGGGGCAAAAAGAGCACTATTACTACCGGTAAACGGAGCTTTCCATTCACCATTAATGCAACCTGCGCAAGAAAGATTGGCTGCTGCTATTGAAAATACGAAATTCAGAAAAGCAACAATTCCTGTGTATCAAAATATTACGACTACAGCTATTACAGATCCAGATCAGATTAAAGCTAATCTTATCGCTCAATTAACGGGACCTGTAAAGTGGACGCAGTCTGTACAGAATATGATTAAAGATGGTGCCACAAATTTTGTAGAAGTTGGCCCTGGGAAAACTCTTCAGGGATTAATCAAGAAAATTAATAGTACAGTAGCTTCTGCTTCTGCTATCTAA
- a CDS encoding LysM peptidoglycan-binding domain-containing protein produces the protein MIKRFFVLSGLCMFLSLSAQKTHTVIKGDTPYNISKKYGISLDELYKLNPAVKDGKFSIGDVVNVKTGTAVSTKTPAVNTSSQTGKIILQPKQTVYGITKQYRISETDLRKLNPDLDSHLKIGDEITLPLDSIKKYGGNQTIAATVIKPAERVTESTSVNNNKTKIDSGNDRSSGGSAHSNQDEYATYTVEQGDTVFSIVNKFGVTIDELIALNPELSKGLKAGMILKIRKLDAAYIKKNGDALSVVLMLPFGYSTNETQYRAMATDFLTGAKLAIERNASNGQKLDIKIVDSGNEASFKSSLSQINPNNTDLIIGPFFKSNVIDLLDFTKTQKIPVVAPFANSPELYNYSNLIIVETNNQTYADKIAEEVKSVYSNQKIYIVADAKKENANYLKSSLEKNIKNAQITVVNTAAEIQLDQNMMTGQSAPVIAILASDNDALGEAFSNKVIALSKEVQGIKAFSMYAVPSFDKKVDELSQASLVYLMDRKINTDGSFEKEILAAYKSKYCKTPGKYAVIGFDVVNDMLTRENKKGEIFKQINKVQTQLATKFEFVKSKSNGAYVNTGFRVIRLVP, from the coding sequence ATGATTAAGAGGTTTTTTGTACTATCTGGTTTATGTATGTTTCTAAGTTTATCTGCTCAGAAAACACACACGGTTATAAAAGGGGATACTCCCTACAATATTTCTAAGAAATACGGAATTTCACTGGATGAGCTTTATAAGCTGAATCCTGCAGTGAAAGACGGGAAGTTTTCCATCGGCGATGTTGTGAATGTGAAAACAGGAACTGCTGTTTCTACTAAAACCCCTGCTGTAAATACTTCTTCACAAACTGGAAAAATAATCCTTCAACCTAAACAAACGGTTTACGGTATTACTAAACAATACAGAATCTCTGAGACTGATTTAAGAAAATTGAATCCTGATTTGGATTCTCATTTGAAAATCGGAGACGAAATCACTTTACCTCTAGATAGTATTAAAAAATACGGTGGAAATCAGACAATAGCCGCTACCGTAATAAAACCTGCTGAGCGTGTTACTGAATCTACTTCGGTAAATAATAACAAAACTAAAATAGATTCCGGAAACGACAGGTCTTCTGGCGGAAGTGCACATTCTAATCAGGATGAATATGCTACATATACAGTTGAACAAGGCGATACAGTTTTTTCAATTGTAAATAAATTCGGAGTTACAATTGATGAATTGATTGCATTAAATCCTGAATTATCAAAAGGTTTAAAAGCCGGAATGATTTTGAAAATCAGAAAACTTGATGCTGCTTATATCAAAAAGAATGGTGATGCATTAAGCGTTGTTTTGATGCTTCCTTTCGGGTACAGTACCAATGAAACTCAGTATCGTGCAATGGCTACCGATTTTCTTACCGGTGCAAAATTAGCAATCGAAAGAAATGCTTCAAACGGACAGAAATTAGATATTAAAATTGTTGATTCAGGTAATGAAGCCTCATTTAAGAGTTCTTTATCGCAAATCAATCCTAATAATACCGATTTAATTATCGGGCCTTTCTTCAAGTCAAATGTTATTGACCTTTTAGATTTTACTAAAACTCAAAAAATTCCTGTAGTGGCTCCATTTGCCAACTCGCCGGAATTATATAACTATAGCAATCTGATTATTGTTGAAACCAACAATCAAACGTATGCCGATAAAATTGCTGAAGAAGTAAAATCGGTATATTCTAATCAGAAAATTTATATTGTTGCAGACGCTAAAAAAGAGAATGCCAATTATCTGAAGTCTAGTCTTGAGAAAAATATTAAAAATGCTCAGATTACTGTTGTAAATACTGCTGCAGAAATTCAGTTGGATCAAAACATGATGACAGGGCAATCTGCTCCGGTTATTGCAATTTTGGCGAGTGATAATGATGCTTTAGGAGAAGCTTTTTCAAATAAAGTAATTGCTTTGTCGAAAGAAGTGCAGGGTATAAAAGCATTCAGTATGTATGCCGTGCCCAGTTTCGATAAAAAAGTGGATGAATTGAGTCAGGCAAGTTTGGTTTATCTAATGGACAGAAAAATCAATACTGACGGAAGTTTTGAAAAAGAAATCTTAGCTGCATACAAATCAAAATACTGCAAAACTCCGGGTAAATATGCCGTGATTGGTTTTGATGTAGTCAACGATATGCTGACAAGAGAAAATAAAAAAGGAGAAATCTTTAAACAAATCAATAAAGTGCAAACTCAGTTGGCTACTAAATTTGAATTTGTAAAATCTAAATCAAACGGAGCGTATGTAAATACTGGTTTCCGTGTGATCAGACTGGTTCCTTAA